The proteins below are encoded in one region of Lagenorhynchus albirostris chromosome 7, mLagAlb1.1, whole genome shotgun sequence:
- the LOC132523698 gene encoding LOW QUALITY PROTEIN: ribosome maturation protein SBDS-like (The sequence of the model RefSeq protein was modified relative to this genomic sequence to represent the inferred CDS: inserted 2 bases in 1 codon), whose product MSIFTPTNQIRLTNVAVVRMKRAGKRFEIACYKNKVVGWRSGVEKDLDEVLQTHSVFVNVSKGQVAKKEDLISAFGTDDQTEICKQILTKGEVQVSDKERHTQLEQMFRDIATIVADKCVNPETKRPYTVILIERAMKDIHYSVKPNKSTKQQALEVIKQLKEKMKIERAHMRLRFILPVNEGKKLKEKLKPLIKVIESEDXGQQLDIVCLIDPGCFREIDELVKKETKGKGSLEVLSLKDVEEGDEKLE is encoded by the exons ATGTCGATCTTCACCCCCACCAACCAGATCCGCCTGACCAATGTGGCCGTAGTACGAATGAAGCGAGCCGGGAAGCGCTTCGAAATCGCCTGCTACAAAAACAAAGTCGTGGGCTGGCGGAGCGGCGTGGAAAAAGACCTTGATGAAGTTCTTCAGACCCACTCAGTGTTTGTAAATGTCTCTAAAGGTCAGGTTGCAAAGAAGGAAGATCTCATCAGTGCGTTTGGAACAGATGACCAGACTGAAATCTGTAAGCAGATTTTAACTAAAGGAGAGGTTCAAGTGTCAGATAAAGAACGGCACACACAGCTGGAGCAGATGTTTAGGGACATTGCAACTATTGTGGCCGACAAATGTGTGAACCCTGAAACAAAGAGACCGTACACCGTTATCCTTATCGAGAGAGCCATGAAGGACATCCACTATTCGGTCAAACCCAACAAGAGTACAAAACAGCAGGCTTTGGAAGTGATAAAGCagttaaaggagaaaatgaagataGAACGTGCTCACATGAGACTTCGGTTCATTCTTCCAGTGAATGAAGGGAAGAAGCTGAAAGAAAAACTCAAGCCACTCATCAAGGTTATAGAAAGTGAAGA TGGTCAACAGTTAGATATTGTGTGTCTCATCGACCCCGGCTGCTTCCGAGAAATCGATGAGCTCGtaaaaaaggagacaaaaggcaAAGGCTCTTTGGAAGTACTCAGTTTGAAAGACGTGGAAGAAGGAGATGAGAAATTGGAGTGA